A single region of the Gopherus evgoodei ecotype Sinaloan lineage chromosome 3, rGopEvg1_v1.p, whole genome shotgun sequence genome encodes:
- the TMEM247 gene encoding transmembrane protein 247: MQTGFEFTVQIAQYKDNKKQQQHEKMDASRGTPTSSYILYDMTEGLDGKSQAVHLENRAKRETDALQPEEFTSVGEISNLEELEQPCGRRITATDLELEKMRWDSALTRLKHKHEDNEKQRQHEKTMEQIRQQATPRSFGQGLHDLLQPQNQYTLFLYCFIFIHLIYTVRELAFYFVIKHYLFCFAIVLYFIFKMIFQDYKNKKKCC; encoded by the exons ATGCAGACAGGGTTTGAATTTACTGTGCAGATAGCGCAGTATAAAGAcaacaagaagcagcagcagcatgagaaGATG GATGCTTCCAGAGGTACCCCAACATCATCATACATCCTATATGATATGACAGAGGGCTTGGATGGTAAGAGCCAAGCAGTCCATTTGGAGAACAGGGCAAAGAGAGAAACTGATGCTTTGCAGCCAGAAGAATTCACCAGCGTGGGTGAGATCAGCAATttggaggagctggaacagccaTGTGGCAGACGCATCACAGCCACTGATCTCGAGCTGGAGAAGATGAGGTGGGATTCTGCACTGACGAGGCTGAAACACAAACATGAAGACAATGAAAAGCAACGGCAGCATGAGAAGACTATGGAGCAGATACGTCAACAGGCAACACCCAGATCA TTTGGCCAAGGACTCCATGAtctactccagccccagaaccagtACACCTTGTTTCTATACTGCTTCATCTTTATACACCTCATTTACACAGTGAGGGAGCTGGCGTTCTATTTTGTTATAAAACACTACTTGTTTTGCTTTGCCATTGTGCTCTATTTCATTTTCAAGATGATTTTCCAGGattacaaaaataagaaaaaatgttgCTAA